A genomic region of Peptoniphilus sp. ING2-D1G contains the following coding sequences:
- a CDS encoding RNA polymerase sigma-70 factor (This group of sigma factors are members of the sigma-70 family (TIGR02937). They and appear by homology, tree building, bidirectional best hits and one-to-a-genome distribution, to represent a conserved family. This family is found in certain Bacillus and Clostridium species; Family membership), translated as MDRNKSFQNLINAREDRLYRIAFSYVRNKEDALDCLQNALLKGLNSFDNLKDYNYFDTWFIRILINTCLDCIKDRNSDLPLEESLNASDVQRDLEGVLDLLKTMDGLKQEEREIIFLKYFMGYKNEEISETMHIKTGTVKSRLNRVITKLRAKLS; from the coding sequence ATGGATAGAAATAAAAGCTTTCAGAATTTAATAAATGCCAGAGAAGATAGACTTTATAGGATTGCCTTTTCATATGTTAGAAATAAAGAAGATGCCTTGGATTGCCTGCAAAATGCGTTGTTAAAGGGACTTAACAGTTTTGACAATCTAAAGGATTACAACTACTTCGATACTTGGTTTATAAGAATATTGATCAACACCTGTCTGGATTGTATCAAGGACAGAAATAGCGATTTACCCCTTGAAGAATCCTTAAATGCATCGGACGTTCAAAGAGATTTGGAAGGTGTGTTGGATCTTTTAAAAACCATGGACGGACTTAAGCAAGAGGAGCGGGAAATAATATTTTTAAAATATTTCATGGGATATAAAAATGAAGAGATATCCGAAACTATGCACATAAAAACGGGAACTGTAAAAAGCAGGTTAAACAGAGTGATAACTAAATTAAGAGCGAAATTGTCGTGA
- the ywdH gene encoding Aldehyde dehydrogenase (his family of dehydrogenases act on aldehyde substrates. Members use NADP as a cofactor. The family includes the following members: The prototypical members are the aldehyde dehydrogenases P00352 Succinate-semialdehyde dehydrogenase P25526 Lactaldehyde dehydrogenase P25553; High confidence in function and specificity) produces the protein MSITDSFNKEKMLEFFNSGATMPYEFRIKSLKKLKNALFKYQDEIAKAIKKDFNKSYFETYMTEIMTVKDSLDYMLKNLKYLMKPKKTPTSLLHFKSSSKVFYEPYGIVLVISPWNYPVNLSLSPLIGAIAAGNCVVVKPSSKTKNTSVVLEKTIKEIYEPDYVCVIQGSSEATHALINQNLDYIMFTGSVRAAKEVAKSASQYLTPMTLELGGKSPAVIYGDCNLKNAAQRLTWGKFVNAGQTCIAPDYLLVEKNVVNPLIKAIKTAIMSFYGEEPLCSDDLASIIDENNYRRLKSYLSQGEILFGGRFEDSKRKIEPTILFNPNLDSNVMKEEIFGPILPVIAFENSMQTVEIIRSRAKPLAFYLFTEDKIRMDSYIKSMHFGNGCINDTLIQFANENLPFGGVGNSGMGKYHGRYSFETFSNIKGISKKTDKFDIDFRYPPYTDKKFNMLKYFINRF, from the coding sequence TTGTCCATTACAGACTCCTTTAATAAAGAAAAAATGCTTGAGTTTTTTAACAGCGGGGCAACTATGCCCTACGAATTCAGGATAAAATCCTTAAAAAAATTAAAAAATGCACTGTTTAAATATCAAGATGAAATTGCAAAGGCAATAAAAAAAGATTTTAATAAATCCTACTTTGAAACATACATGACTGAAATCATGACCGTAAAAGACAGTTTGGATTATATGCTTAAAAACTTAAAATACTTAATGAAGCCAAAAAAAACACCCACATCTTTGTTACATTTCAAATCAAGCTCTAAGGTATTTTATGAACCCTACGGAATTGTGTTGGTAATTTCACCGTGGAACTATCCTGTGAACTTGAGTTTATCACCTCTTATAGGCGCTATAGCCGCCGGAAACTGTGTAGTTGTCAAACCTTCCTCAAAAACCAAGAACACATCTGTTGTTTTAGAAAAAACAATTAAAGAAATATATGAGCCCGACTATGTATGTGTGATTCAAGGTTCATCAGAGGCAACCCATGCACTTATAAATCAAAATTTGGACTATATAATGTTTACCGGTTCGGTGAGAGCGGCAAAGGAAGTGGCAAAGTCCGCATCGCAATACTTGACTCCCATGACCCTTGAATTGGGAGGAAAAAGTCCTGCGGTAATTTATGGCGACTGCAATTTAAAAAATGCGGCGCAGAGATTGACGTGGGGCAAATTTGTAAATGCAGGACAGACATGTATTGCACCCGATTATCTGCTTGTTGAAAAAAATGTTGTCAACCCTTTAATTAAGGCAATTAAGACTGCAATAATGAGCTTTTATGGAGAAGAACCGCTTTGCAGTGACGATTTGGCTTCCATAATAGATGAAAATAATTACCGAAGATTAAAATCTTACTTATCTCAAGGAGAAATTCTCTTTGGAGGTAGGTTTGAGGATTCAAAAAGAAAAATTGAACCCACTATATTATTCAATCCGAATTTGGACAGCAATGTCATGAAGGAAGAAATTTTTGGGCCTATACTTCCTGTAATTGCCTTTGAAAATTCAATGCAAACTGTGGAAATAATAAGATCAAGAGCAAAGCCCTTAGCGTTTTATTTATTTACTGAGGATAAAATAAGAATGGACAGTTATATTAAAAGCATGCATTTCGGAAACGGATGCATAAACGATACATTGATTCAATTTGCAAATGAAAATTTGCCCTTCGGAGGAGTGGGAAACTCGGGAATGGGGAAATATCATGGCAGATACTCCTTTGAAACCTTTTCAAATATCAAGGGAATTAGTAAAAAAACGGATAAATTTGACATAGATTTCAGATATCCGCCTTATACAGATAAAAAATTCAATATGCTGAAATATTTTATAAATAGGTTTTAA
- the copA gene encoding putative copper-importing P-type ATPase A (High confidence in function and specificity), with protein sequence MKEKYDVQGMTCSACQAAIEKSVGKLNIEDVNVNLLTNSMVVNYDENKLSSKDIIKAVEDAGYFANLKDESNFRNSSVNKERNPFAEDLKEMKSRLIRSLFFMIPLFYIAMGPMMGLPQPKFLTGRENLLILALTQMFLTIPIMVINRKFYISGFRALKNMTPNMDSLIAMGSAAAFVYGVYVIYKVAYGLSHGNMEVLHQFSHDLYFESTGMILVLITLGKYFEARAKSRTSGAINALMDLTPKFVNIETDGKETKIPLEEIKKGDIVLIRPGENIPVDGTVISGHTTIDQSALTGESIPVEKKIGDKVMSATTNKTGFIKFEATSNSEDSTIAKIIELVEDANSTKAPIAKLADKISSVFVPAVIIIAIVTFAAWYYLSKEMEISLAMAISVLVISCPCALGLATPVAIMVGTGVAAKKGILFKSAEALENMHEATSVLLDKTGTITTGEFSVTDVVTHKLQEDNFLKIAASIEINSEHPLAKSIVKYARGKDIEIKEPENFTTLSGLGVIAKIDGKSYLTGNEKLMQEEDIELDKFKEQAEEFSKDVKTPIYFADEDGIMGIIALQDTVKEDSKKTMETLKDKQIKVSLVTGDNSNTAEALGNKLEIKNIYSEVLPQDKEKIVREEMEKGEKVIFVGDGINDAPSLARADVGVAIGAGTDIAIESADVVLIRSELMDLVVAINLSKATIRNIKQNLFWAFFYNTIGIPVAAGLFYNSLGLKLNPMIAAFAMSMSSLFVVANSLRLNTLNFKDLAK encoded by the coding sequence ATGAAAGAAAAATACGATGTACAGGGCATGACTTGTTCCGCTTGCCAAGCCGCCATTGAAAAAAGTGTAGGCAAACTGAACATAGAAGATGTAAATGTAAATTTGCTCACTAACAGTATGGTGGTAAATTATGATGAGAATAAATTAAGCAGTAAGGACATAATAAAGGCGGTTGAAGATGCAGGGTATTTTGCCAATTTAAAAGATGAAAGCAATTTTCGCAATTCGTCTGTCAATAAGGAGAGAAACCCCTTTGCCGAAGATTTAAAGGAGATGAAGAGCAGGCTTATCAGATCACTTTTTTTTATGATTCCCCTTTTTTATATTGCCATGGGACCTATGATGGGACTTCCTCAGCCTAAATTTTTGACGGGAAGAGAAAATCTGTTGATACTTGCCCTTACTCAAATGTTTTTGACCATTCCAATAATGGTAATTAACAGAAAATTTTATATAAGCGGATTTAGGGCTTTAAAAAATATGACGCCCAACATGGATTCGCTGATAGCTATGGGATCGGCGGCAGCCTTTGTCTATGGCGTCTATGTAATTTACAAAGTGGCCTACGGATTGTCCCATGGAAATATGGAGGTACTTCACCAATTTTCCCATGATTTGTATTTTGAATCTACGGGCATGATACTGGTACTTATCACATTAGGTAAGTATTTTGAAGCAAGGGCGAAAAGCAGGACCTCAGGAGCGATAAATGCACTAATGGATTTGACTCCTAAGTTTGTAAATATAGAAACGGATGGAAAGGAAACAAAAATTCCTCTGGAAGAAATAAAAAAGGGAGATATAGTTTTAATCAGACCGGGAGAAAACATACCCGTTGACGGAACAGTAATCTCCGGACACACTACCATAGACCAATCTGCCCTCACAGGAGAAAGCATACCTGTGGAGAAAAAGATAGGGGATAAGGTGATGTCCGCCACCACCAATAAAACAGGGTTTATAAAGTTTGAAGCAACTTCCAATTCAGAGGATTCCACCATTGCAAAGATAATAGAGTTGGTTGAAGATGCCAATTCGACAAAAGCTCCAATTGCAAAGCTTGCAGATAAAATATCGTCGGTCTTTGTGCCTGCGGTTATCATCATAGCCATAGTAACCTTTGCAGCATGGTATTATCTTTCAAAGGAGATGGAAATTTCTCTTGCAATGGCAATATCAGTACTTGTGATTTCGTGTCCTTGTGCTCTGGGACTTGCAACACCCGTTGCGATAATGGTGGGAACGGGAGTTGCCGCCAAGAAGGGAATATTGTTTAAATCCGCTGAAGCTTTGGAAAATATGCATGAAGCAACATCTGTATTATTGGATAAAACCGGCACTATAACAACAGGAGAATTTTCCGTGACAGATGTGGTAACTCATAAACTTCAAGAAGATAATTTTTTGAAAATTGCCGCAAGTATTGAAATAAATTCCGAACATCCCTTGGCTAAATCCATAGTCAAGTATGCTCGGGGAAAGGATATTGAAATAAAAGAACCTGAAAATTTCACCACGCTTTCGGGTTTGGGAGTAATAGCAAAAATCGATGGCAAAAGTTATTTAACGGGAAATGAAAAACTTATGCAGGAAGAAGATATTGAACTGGATAAATTTAAAGAACAGGCTGAAGAATTTTCCAAGGATGTAAAGACGCCAATATACTTTGCCGACGAAGATGGCATAATGGGAATTATCGCCCTACAGGATACAGTTAAAGAAGATTCAAAGAAGACAATGGAAACTTTAAAAGACAAGCAAATAAAGGTAAGCCTCGTAACAGGAGATAATTCAAATACTGCAGAGGCCCTCGGAAATAAACTTGAGATTAAAAATATTTATTCGGAGGTACTTCCACAAGACAAAGAAAAAATCGTAAGAGAGGAAATGGAAAAGGGAGAAAAAGTAATATTCGTAGGCGACGGAATAAATGATGCCCCTTCTCTTGCAAGAGCCGATGTGGGAGTTGCCATAGGAGCGGGAACGGATATAGCAATAGAATCGGCTGATGTGGTCTTAATAAGGTCTGAGCTGATGGATTTAGTGGTGGCAATCAATTTATCAAAGGCGACTATAAGGAATATAAAGCAAAATTTGTTCTGGGCATTTTTCTACAACACCATAGGAATTCCCGTAGCCGCAGGGCTGTTTTACAATTCCTTAGGATTAAAATTAAACCCCATGATAGCAGCTTTTGCCATGAGTATGTCATCTTTATTTGTAGTGGCCAATTCTCTAAGGCTCAACACCCTTAATTTTAAAGATTTAGCTAAATAA
- a CDS encoding glycosyl transferase, group 1 family (Mutations in this domain of P37287 lead to disease (Paroxysmal Nocturnal haemoglobinuria). Members of this family transfer activated sugars to a variety of substrates, including glycogen, Fructose-6-phosphate and lipopolysaccharides. Members of this family transfer UDP, ADP, GDP or CMP linked sugars. The eukaryotic glycogen synthases may be distant members of this family; High confidence in function and specificity): protein MKVLITTDLYKPQINGVVTSVVNLYSELKKLGVDVKILTLSKTLKSHIEGDVYYVSSFPVKVYPDVRASVAIQDKCISKLIKWSPDIIHTQCEFSTMNFAKIIAIRTKAPIVHTYHTMYEYYIRYVSKHEKVGKNLLSIFFKNLLRSCEYIIAPTNKVYKSLKKYGLTNQIKIIPTGIDLDKFNREFSEEEKNSLKKKLGIDKKDKILLSLGRVAEEKNIDEIINYFTEYEKNNKNLILLIVGGGPYLEELKSKCANNKKIYFTGMVDPQEVYKYYKLSDVFVSASQSETQGLTYIEALANGLPLLCKYDDCLDGILKPGFNGYFSNSYEDFKNSIERIFSKENQIEQMSKNALESSKKYSKQHFAKSVYELYKTAVKNYIYVPIRVRPIRKVKSIINNYLIS, encoded by the coding sequence ATGAAAGTACTCATTACCACGGATTTATATAAACCTCAAATAAACGGTGTTGTAACTTCTGTAGTTAATCTATACAGCGAACTGAAAAAACTCGGTGTGGACGTCAAAATACTGACTCTTTCAAAGACGCTTAAAAGCCATATTGAAGGAGATGTGTACTATGTTTCGTCTTTCCCCGTAAAGGTCTATCCCGATGTGAGAGCCTCTGTAGCCATTCAAGATAAGTGTATATCCAAGTTGATAAAGTGGTCTCCCGATATAATCCACACCCAATGCGAATTCTCCACCATGAATTTTGCAAAAATAATCGCTATCAGAACAAAGGCACCTATAGTACATACATACCACACTATGTATGAATACTATATAAGATACGTTTCAAAACACGAAAAAGTCGGAAAAAATCTCCTGTCCATATTTTTTAAAAATCTTCTCAGATCCTGCGAATACATAATTGCCCCTACAAATAAAGTTTACAAAAGTTTGAAAAAATATGGACTTACAAATCAAATTAAAATAATTCCCACAGGCATAGATTTAGATAAATTCAATAGAGAGTTTTCGGAAGAAGAAAAAAATTCCTTAAAGAAAAAACTGGGAATTGACAAAAAAGATAAAATTCTTTTAAGTCTTGGAAGAGTTGCCGAAGAAAAAAACATAGATGAGATAATAAATTATTTTACGGAATATGAAAAAAATAACAAAAATTTAATTTTGTTAATAGTGGGCGGCGGTCCCTATTTAGAAGAGCTGAAGAGCAAGTGCGCAAACAACAAAAAAATTTACTTCACAGGTATGGTAGACCCCCAAGAGGTTTATAAATACTACAAGTTATCCGATGTTTTTGTAAGCGCCTCTCAATCGGAGACACAGGGGCTTACTTATATAGAAGCTCTGGCAAACGGACTTCCTCTTCTGTGCAAGTACGACGATTGCCTTGACGGAATATTGAAACCCGGATTTAACGGATATTTCTCAAACAGCTACGAAGATTTCAAAAACAGTATTGAAAGAATATTCTCAAAGGAAAACCAGATAGAGCAAATGTCAAAAAATGCGCTGGAAAGTTCAAAAAAATACTCAAAACAACATTTCGCAAAATCCGTTTATGAATTGTACAAAACGGCAGTCAAAAATTACATATATGTGCCAATAAGAGTAAGACCGATCAGAAAAGTAAAAAGCATTATAAATAATTATTTGATAAGTTGA
- a CDS encoding Acetyl-CoA hydrolase/transferase C-terminal domain (This family contains several enzymes which take part in pathways involving acetyl-CoA. Acetyl-CoA hydrolasecatalyses the formation of acetate from acetyl-CoA, CoA transferase (CAT1)produces succinyl-CoA, and acetate-CoA transferase(Q59323) utilises acyl-CoA and acetate to form acetyl-CoA; High confidence in function and specificity) — protein MDYKQKYKEKLVTAEFAAGLVKSGDYVDYAWAAQTPVAIDKALANRAGELKDVVVRGGVLLGVPEIFKADPQGDSFIWYSWHSGGPDRGRINTTDAGFYNPLRYSELPRYYRENSKVDIAFIGVTPMDKHGYFNMGLNASHLMAVVETADVVVLEVNEKLPVALGGFENVVHIDQVDYVVEGENPDLLALPAGSFGEVDKKVAEYIVAEIPNGACLQLGIGGMPNAVGSLIAESDLKDLGVHTEMFIDAFVDLYEKGKITGAKKSIDRFRQVYAFAAGTQKLYDFIDNNPQCMSAPINYTNDDRVISKLDNFISINNAVNVDLVGQVSSESSGTKHISGAGGQLDFVLGAYLSKGGKSFICLSSKFYNKKTGKDESRIVMNFPKGSAITVARPNTHYIVTEHGIFNCKGKSTWERAEGIINLASPEFRDDLIKQAEEAGIWRKSNRK, from the coding sequence ATGGATTACAAACAAAAATATAAAGAAAAATTAGTTACTGCGGAATTTGCCGCAGGATTGGTAAAAAGCGGAGATTATGTAGATTATGCATGGGCTGCACAAACCCCGGTTGCAATTGACAAAGCGCTTGCTAACAGAGCCGGAGAATTAAAGGATGTAGTAGTAAGAGGCGGAGTTCTTTTAGGTGTTCCCGAAATATTTAAAGCGGATCCTCAAGGAGACAGCTTTATTTGGTATTCATGGCATTCAGGAGGCCCCGACAGAGGCAGAATCAATACAACTGATGCGGGATTTTACAATCCCCTGAGATATTCGGAACTTCCGAGATACTATAGAGAAAACTCAAAGGTGGATATTGCTTTTATAGGTGTAACGCCCATGGATAAACACGGATATTTCAACATGGGATTAAATGCTTCCCACTTGATGGCTGTCGTCGAAACTGCAGATGTTGTAGTTCTTGAAGTAAATGAAAAACTTCCCGTTGCTCTGGGAGGATTTGAAAATGTCGTGCATATCGACCAAGTCGATTATGTAGTAGAAGGAGAAAATCCCGACTTGCTTGCATTACCCGCAGGTTCCTTTGGAGAAGTTGACAAAAAAGTAGCTGAATATATAGTTGCTGAAATTCCCAACGGAGCATGTCTGCAACTTGGAATCGGGGGAATGCCCAATGCGGTAGGTTCTCTGATAGCTGAATCTGATCTAAAGGATTTGGGAGTTCATACCGAGATGTTTATAGACGCCTTTGTAGATCTGTACGAAAAGGGCAAGATAACCGGAGCGAAGAAGAGCATCGACAGATTTAGACAAGTATATGCCTTTGCCGCCGGAACTCAAAAACTTTATGACTTTATAGATAACAACCCACAATGTATGTCAGCACCTATAAACTATACAAATGATGACAGAGTAATTTCCAAACTTGACAATTTTATCTCCATAAACAATGCTGTAAATGTTGATTTAGTAGGACAGGTTTCATCGGAATCAAGCGGGACCAAACACATTTCAGGAGCGGGCGGTCAATTGGATTTTGTCCTTGGAGCATATCTGTCAAAGGGCGGAAAGAGCTTTATATGCTTGTCATCTAAATTCTACAACAAAAAAACGGGCAAGGATGAATCGAGAATAGTCATGAATTTCCCAAAAGGTTCAGCTATAACAGTTGCCAGACCCAATACTCACTATATAGTTACTGAGCACGGAATATTCAACTGCAAGGGAAAATCAACCTGGGAAAGAGCGGAAGGCATAATAAATTTAGCATCTCCTGAATTTAGAGACGACTTGATAAAACAAGCCGAAGAAGCCGGTATTTGGAGAAAATCCAACAGGAAATAA
- a CDS encoding TRAP transporter solute receptor (TRAP-type uncharacterized transport system, periplasmic component [General function prediction only]; Family membership), producing the protein MKKSKFLALLLVMVMLVSALTACGGKENTNKADGGNAAETNTEEAKEETPASDFTSIGIGTASIGGALYAAGGALVNVWNEIGVTASAEVTGGSIQNVNLIESGEMLSAIISQGTAYQSSLGEGLFEGQEPTKKLRAGFCIQPAYMHAWTMDQSAKDYTAFEGKIACGGPAGGTSDQYTKNVLEILEIKPEKFVNAAFSDSPNMLRDNLVGIFGSSMGTPASAVSECANTLDAKIIGISREQGKKVIEKMPFFMEGAIPAGTYPNQDEDIETLADYNVYFFSDDVPEEVVYNFMKKVFESKESLVQAFAGFETMDIELVDSIVMPLHKGAYKFYEEMGMEIPEAAMPID; encoded by the coding sequence ATGAAAAAATCGAAATTTTTAGCTTTACTTTTGGTTATGGTCATGCTTGTATCAGCCTTGACAGCTTGTGGTGGAAAAGAAAACACTAACAAAGCTGATGGAGGAAATGCAGCTGAAACCAATACTGAAGAAGCTAAGGAAGAAACACCGGCTTCCGACTTTACTTCAATCGGAATCGGTACAGCGAGTATAGGTGGAGCATTATATGCTGCCGGAGGAGCACTTGTAAATGTTTGGAATGAAATCGGAGTTACTGCATCTGCTGAAGTAACCGGCGGATCAATACAAAACGTAAACTTGATTGAATCTGGAGAAATGCTATCAGCTATAATTTCTCAAGGTACTGCATATCAATCATCCTTAGGTGAAGGATTATTCGAAGGACAAGAACCTACTAAAAAATTAAGAGCGGGTTTCTGTATCCAACCGGCATATATGCACGCTTGGACAATGGATCAATCAGCTAAAGACTACACTGCCTTTGAAGGCAAAATAGCTTGTGGCGGTCCTGCAGGTGGTACATCGGATCAATATACAAAGAACGTACTTGAAATCCTTGAAATCAAACCTGAAAAGTTTGTAAATGCGGCATTCTCCGACTCTCCAAATATGTTAAGAGATAACCTCGTAGGTATATTCGGAAGCTCAATGGGAACACCGGCAAGTGCAGTTTCAGAATGTGCCAACACATTGGATGCAAAAATAATCGGTATTTCTCGTGAACAAGGAAAGAAAGTTATAGAAAAAATGCCTTTCTTCATGGAAGGTGCAATTCCTGCGGGAACATATCCCAATCAAGATGAAGACATTGAAACATTAGCTGACTATAACGTTTATTTCTTCAGCGACGATGTTCCTGAAGAAGTCGTTTACAACTTCATGAAAAAAGTATTTGAAAGCAAGGAATCTTTAGTTCAAGCCTTTGCAGGTTTTGAAACTATGGATATTGAACTTGTTGACAGTATAGTAATGCCACTTCACAAAGGAGCATATAAATTTTATGAAGAAATGGGAATGGAAATCCCTGAAGCAGCAATGCCTATAGATTAA
- a CDS encoding Hypothetical protein (Family membership) — MDLKKLDNIKVPEEEIRYIKDKIYGKRKSYRFKYAVASLALVFAIGFAFPGYTKDLPIYRNIYSLIGMDNFGEAGDLVNAVDNDKGIEIRIVEAVYSNNTVSFSYEIKSDEFLGEDITLMEDFQYKNNRSDGSSGASYFEYVGDNTYIGYGERREDFIKKDVTPLKTKVKISRINSHSTGKEVKGNWEFDVVLNQKNAQRYRFDKEYEKSGYVARLNNVSVDDLGTEFDVTITNNLGFDVFAYHDYPIQLKTESGEIVDIKHEGGTGRENIMKSYYRYDEKLKKGEEYTLIISLSKNNDVTYFETNADGTGDVKEVTADYAYDENFINAPQNIVIEIPVKIE; from the coding sequence ATGGATTTGAAAAAATTGGACAATATCAAAGTTCCGGAAGAAGAAATAAGATATATAAAAGATAAAATATACGGCAAGAGAAAGAGCTATAGATTTAAATACGCAGTCGCATCTCTCGCCTTGGTATTTGCCATAGGATTTGCCTTTCCCGGATACACCAAGGATTTGCCTATATACAGAAATATCTATTCCCTCATAGGAATGGATAATTTCGGCGAAGCGGGAGATTTGGTAAATGCAGTCGACAATGACAAGGGCATAGAAATAAGAATAGTTGAAGCTGTGTATTCAAATAATACGGTGAGTTTCAGTTATGAGATAAAATCAGATGAATTTTTAGGCGAAGATATAACTTTAATGGAAGATTTTCAATATAAGAACAACAGATCTGACGGTTCCAGCGGCGCATCTTACTTTGAATATGTGGGAGATAACACCTACATAGGCTATGGGGAAAGACGAGAAGATTTCATTAAGAAAGATGTGACACCTCTGAAAACCAAGGTAAAAATAAGCAGAATAAATTCCCATAGTACGGGTAAGGAAGTAAAGGGTAATTGGGAATTCGATGTGGTCTTAAATCAAAAAAATGCACAACGATACAGATTTGATAAAGAATATGAAAAGAGCGGCTATGTTGCAAGATTAAATAATGTGTCCGTTGATGATCTGGGTACTGAATTCGACGTGACCATAACGAATAACTTGGGATTCGATGTTTTTGCCTACCACGATTATCCTATCCAATTAAAAACAGAATCAGGAGAAATTGTAGACATTAAACATGAAGGTGGCACAGGAAGAGAGAATATTATGAAGTCCTATTACAGATATGACGAAAAACTTAAAAAAGGAGAAGAATATACTCTAATTATAAGTTTATCAAAAAATAATGACGTGACATATTTTGAAACAAATGCAGATGGCACAGGAGACGTTAAAGAGGTTACAGCGGATTATGCTTATGATGAAAACTTTATCAATGCTCCACAGAATATCGTAATTGAAATTCCGGTAAAAATAGAATAA